Proteins found in one Arachis stenosperma cultivar V10309 chromosome 8, arast.V10309.gnm1.PFL2, whole genome shotgun sequence genomic segment:
- the LOC130945398 gene encoding protein FAR1-RELATED SEQUENCE 5-like, translated as MDFRRSFNNEGEDSIRSASDDSCRHYCASDDEYNDDEYLECNEGRESGEKGVGVTVDRNGSGDAGDAAEGGLCWPVGANNFLEKEFATEEDAYAAYKEFAKLRGFGVRKGDVARVNMVLIRRDFFCHRQGTRHHKHYDFSERVREERLESCTDCKAKLKIYYDMQDNVWRVRIIMDEHNHELTPTVFAHLFPSHRKMSDGDKAQVARICNGDAATTISYLEEKANADMRTVAQYTQTPDNRLGSLIWADDEMILDYQLFGDVLAFDSTYRSNKYKKPPVVFSGSNHHKQTSIFRFALLDDEEVHTYSLLLTTGLDSLERFASKVYTRAVFREAKKQIKAVATLLFRGKDSISTTTVYTFS; from the exons ATGGATTTCCGGCGTTCGTTTAACAATGAGGGTGAAGACTCGATTAGGAGTGCCTCCGATGATAGTTGCAGACATTATTGTGCGAGTGATGATGAATACAATGACGACGAATACCTTGAGTGCAATGAGGGACGCGAAAGCGGGGAAAAAGGTGTAGGGGTTACCGTTGATCGTAATGGGTCGGGTGATGCAGGTGATGCGGCAGAGGGTGGTCTCTGTTGGCCAGTCGGTGCGAATAACTTCTTGGAAAAAGAGTTTGCGACAGAGGAGGATGCTTATGCTGCCTACAAGGAATTTGCTAAATTAAGAGGTTTTGGAGTTCGGAAGGGAGATGTAGCTCGTGTGAATATGGTGTTGATTAGGAGAGATTTTTTCTGCCATCGACAAGGTACAAGACATCATAAGCACTATGACTTTTCTGAGCGAGTAAGGGAGGAGAGGTTGGAGAGTTGCACGGACTGTAAGGCAAAGTTGAAGATTTACTATGATATGCAGGATAATGTGTGGAGGGTCAGGATCATCATGGACGAACACAACCACGAACTTACCCCAACAGTGTTCGCACATCTCTTTCCTAGTCATCGGAAGATGAGTGATGGTGACAAGGCACAG GTTGCGCGAATATGCAATGGCGACGCCGCGACGACTATCAGTTACTTAGAGGAAAAGGCAAATGCTGACATGAGGACGGTGGCCCAATACACACAGACCCCGGACAATCGTTTGGGTAGCCTAATTTGGGCTGACGATGAGATGATATTGGATTATCAGCTATTTGGTGATGTCTTGGCTTTTGATTCGACGTACCGATCTAACAAGTACAAGAAACCACCGGTGGTTTTCTCCGGATCAAATCACCACAAACAGACATCAATATTTAGGTTCGCATTGCTGGATGATGAAGAGGTCCACACTTATAG TCTGTTGCTGACCACTGGCCTTGATTCACTCGAGCGGTTTGCATCGAAGGTGTATACAAGAGCAGTGTTTAGAGAAGCGAAGAAACAAATTAAGGCTGTGGCTACTTTATTGTTTCGGGGCAAGGACAGCATCAGCACGACAACTGTGTACACATTCTCGTGA